The Candidatus Omnitrophota bacterium genomic sequence CAGGGCGGGGTGAACACGATCTCCACTTGGCCGCTTTTCACCCCGGGAAGCGCACTGATCGCTTGGTGCGTTTGGTTCTTCAGGGCCGGCCCGTAGGGGCAAAACGGCGAGGTGAACGTCATTGTGAGCTTCACCTCATCCCCTTCCGGCGAGGGATTCACGGCGATCTCATAAATCAGCCCCAGATCAACGATCCCCAGATGCAATTCAGGATCCTCAATCGGCTTCAACGCGTCCAGGACTTGCTGTTCAGTGATGGCCATCCGGTTCTCCATTCAATATCAGATATCGCCCTTGCGGGGCGATATCTGATATTGCTCTAAGCCTTGTTCGACGACGTTCCACGACAAGGCCGCGCACTTGACGCGCACGGGAAACTTCCGCACGCCGGAGAGCGCTTCAAGATCGCCAAGGTCGACCGACGGATCAGGCGCTTTGCCCTGCATCAGCGCCTTCATCGTCTCGATCACCTGCTGAATCTCTGGAATCGTTTTGCCTTCGAGTGCTCCCGCCAGCATGGAAGACGCCGCCTGGCTGATGGCGCAGCCTTTAGCGACAAATCGCGCACGCGCCACGCGGCCGCCGTCTATCCTCACATGAAACGCGAGCTCATCACCGCACAACGGGTTGGCCCCACTGACATGAATCTGTGCGCCGGGCAGCTCCCCGCTGTGCGCGGAGTGCTTAAAGTGCTCCAGGATGACTTCTCGATATAATTCGTCGAGCTGATCCAGCATGAGTCACGTCGACACGTTCGCATGCGTTGGCCGATTGAAAAACCCCTGGACGGCGCGAATTGCCTCAACCAGTCGATCCACCTCATCCTTCGTGTTATAGAGGTAGAAGCTCGCGCGGGCCGTCGCCGAAACACCCAG encodes the following:
- a CDS encoding metal-sulfur cluster assembly factor, with amino-acid sequence MAITEQQVLDALKPIEDPELHLGIVDLGLIYEIAVNPSPEGDEVKLTMTFTSPFCPYGPALKNQTHQAISALPGVKSGQVEIVFTPPWDPRTMASEECRIALGLGWDEEQPGPGEELESQR
- a CDS encoding SUF system NifU family Fe-S cluster assembly protein; protein product: MLDQLDELYREVILEHFKHSAHSGELPGAQIHVSGANPLCGDELAFHVRIDGGRVARARFVAKGCAISQAASSMLAGALEGKTIPEIQQVIETMKALMQGKAPDPSVDLGDLEALSGVRKFPVRVKCAALSWNVVEQGLEQYQISPRKGDI